From Corticium candelabrum chromosome 9, ooCorCand1.1, whole genome shotgun sequence:
CGCCATTAGTGATCAAGGAATTACAGCCAACTGAATCTCCACCTGAGAAAGGTCTTCTATTGATGCGGAATACTTATATGCCTCACACCCTGACCATTCATTGCCTATAGTCAACATAATATGCTCATTAACAGGCTGCAATGATAATAAACAGTGGGATCAAATATATGAGTTGGTGCATAATTATACTCTGATGTGTTTTCTTCTGGACCTTATGATTTGGGTCAAACTCACACTACATGGACACTGGCACTAGCCTAGCTACCTGTCTCATCATACCCTTACTGAACGGAACCCTAGATTTGAGCGTGAAGAGATCGCAAGAGAAGTGGATGAGATCAATGCTGGAAACTACTAGTAATATAATTCGACCTTCTCAAAGTCCATGGTTGTCTCCTGAACTGACTAATGGGATGGAGGCAAACGTTTCTACATTGATCGTGTATATAGATAGAAAGATCAGCTTAGATGATCAGCATAAATGATCATGCAGACTAAGGATCCTTACCCATTGCTGAGAATTGATGACATGCTTacagagaaaacagcagtcAGTACTACTTAGTATATACCCAATCGAGGAAGACCCTGAAGAACATAACATATTATAAAGAAGCGCATGCAGCAGCGACTGTCCGTCCACCTAGAGACCATAGCGTTTCGTCAATAACTAGCGTAGTTGTAGCCCGCAGGCGGATAGCCTGCCATTTGCTGGGACTGCTGAGACGACGTCGTCACGACGAGTGGTGCCGCCGCCGCCCCTCCGCTCTGAACAACCGTCGTTCTGGCGAGATACACTCGTCGACGCCACACGCCGACTCCAATCGCCGCAGCAATGATGACGAGGATACCCGCAGCGATAAGCGCCCTGAAAAACAATACCGAGACGTCACATTACAACGCTACAGATACTGTACGATAGAGATTGCCTTACCAGCTCCACCACGCGAGGTTCACACTGGCTACATCGATGTCTGGGTCGAAACAAGAGCAGCAGTCACTGCTGCTAAAGCCACAGCAGCAATCGGAACAGCTGTAGACAGAAAAAGCGACGTTACACGAGCTTTTTAGTAGTAAAAACACTtcgaattgccatcaagcgACGTACTAGTTGCCGTTGCAGTAGACATATCCACTCTGAAAACAGATGACTGAGAGTTATATAGTGCCGAAAATCACGTGAAGAGCACGCCCATTGCAATGCGATGAAAATGTCTACGTGTGCAGACTTACCGCCGAGCCGAGAAAAATTGTGAAAATCGCAACCGTTGCAGTAAACGTGAGAATGCTCATCTTTGTCGCTGTGTGCTTCAACGAGACAAGCGGTTGAACCTACTAGTACTGTAGTCTTGCGTTTCGAGACTCTCGTGATGTTGTTTGTAACAGGTTCCCGTATCTCATTTGCAAGCGGTCGAGACCGGACACGAGGGAGATCACGAGAGTCTGAAAACTAGCGTCACTTGGTACCGTGTAATACGTAACCTGGAAGGTTACCTATATAGAGACAACGTCAGACGTTTTGGATCTGTTCATATTTGAAACTTACGTTTGTCTAGCTCCAAATGACACATCTAACTCAATTTTTagcgttttaattaatatttggaGAGATTGATTAATTTAAAGTTAAATTTAGTAGAGAAATATACAGTAATAGTAGATAAGTGCATGCTCATGCACGACTTGCGAAATTGCCAGGCGACCTGTCACGCTGTAGATCAagctgtctagtcttccccCACTTTAATTGGTCTGTGGTGAACAACTATGGCTGCCACAACCGGTTCCCGGATCAGTGTGGTTGCTATAGTTAGTCTGGTACTGCCGTCAGTGGTCTCTGACCATTACTCTATCCCTACCTCTAGGAccattagtcacgtgacagatGTCGCATTACTGCAAGACATGTGAAGAAAGGCAAGACTCATTGAAAAAAGACGAATGGATGCACTAGTCTGTATCATACTGGCGACGACGTTTTTCTGTGACTCTTTGAAATGTAACAGCAAAGTTGTCTTGAGAAGTTTCTATTTGAGAATATtgtagctgtctgtctgtctgtctgtctgtctgtctgtctgtctgtctgtctgtctgtctgtctgtctgtctgtctgtctgtctgtctgtctgtctgtctgtctgtgtgtctgtctgtctgtgtgtctgcctcatttattgaaacacaaactctacgttacatttctaacac
This genomic window contains:
- the LOC134184835 gene encoding uncharacterized protein LOC134184835, which codes for MSILTFTATVAIFTIFLGSASGYVYCNGNYCSDCCCGFSSSDCCSCFDPDIDVASVNLAWWSWALIAAGILVIIAAAIGVGVWRRRVYLARTTVVQSGGAAAAPLVVTTSSQQSQQMAGYPPAGYNYASY